A portion of the Salminus brasiliensis chromosome 11, fSalBra1.hap2, whole genome shotgun sequence genome contains these proteins:
- the aifm4 gene encoding apoptosis inducing factor mitochondria associated 4 isoform X3: MGPTPCDEVTEVVCLESDLQDGQMKEVEVDNHKILLVRNEGKFSAVGSLCTHYGAPLSKGALVGNRVRCPWHGACFNTTTGDIEEYPGLDSLPIYKVKVEDGKVYVTASKQKATKRVKEMSRRVPGVCHTVLLIGGGPASLQCAETLRQNKYNGRIIMVTKDEKLPLDKTKLSKAMNIEIEKILLRPSDFLQKHGIEVWTEKEVVSVSTEAKTVTLSDGTTQHYDQLLVSTGARARAMQVPGAEMKNVKLLESYKDAADIYQMSVGNKVVIVGTSFIGMEVAAYLSDKATSVAVVGKSEFPYQLSLGADIGKMTMKMLGEKNVKFYMNNGVAEIRGVNGRVKEVVLQNGDVLPADVVILGIGVIPNSDFLKGSAVEVDSKNAVVVDKYMRTNIPDVFAAGDVVSFPLSIHVDKRVQIGHWQLAQAHGRVAALNMLKKQTEINSVPYFWTVLLGKSIRYTGYGEGYTDIVFKGNVEERKFLAFYIKGDEVVAAASLNFDPAVSKVAEIMASGKKISKSQAESEDLAWLQLP; the protein is encoded by the exons ATGGGACCAACACCATGTGATGAAGTCACAGAAGTGGTGTGTCTGGAGTCAGACCTGCAGGATGGACA AATGAAAGAGGTGGAGGTCGACAATCATAAAATTCTGCTGGTTCGCAATGAAGGCAAGTTCAGTGCGGTGGGCAGTCTGTGTACTCACTATGGAGCTCCACTTAGTAAAG GGGCGTTGGTGGGAAACCGAGTCCGATGTCCTTGGCACGGCGCTTGTTTTAACACTACGACTGGTGATATTGAGGAATATCCAGGCTTAGACTCTTTGCCAATATACAAG GTAAAGGTTGAAGATGGTAAAGTTTATGTTACGGCAAGTAAACAG AAGGCGACTAAGCGTGTTAAAGAAATGAGCCGCAGAGTGCCTGGAGTCTGCCACACCGTGCTCTTGATTGGAGGAG GTCCAGCTTCCTTGCAATGTGCAGAGACCCTTCGACAGAACAAATACAATGGGAGAATTATCATGGTCACCAAAGATGAGAAACTACCGCTTGACAAGACCAAACTTAGTAAG GCCATGAATATAGAGATTGAAAAAATACTCCTTCGTCCAAGTGACTTCCTCCAGAAGCATGGCATTGAAGTATGGACAGAAAAGGAA GTGGTATCTGTGAGCACAGAGGCAAAAACAGTGACACTTAGTGATGGGACCACCCAACACTATGATCAGCTCTTGGTCTCCACAGGGGCTAG AGCTAGAGCCATGCAGGTTCCTGGTGCTGAGATGAAGAATGTGAAACTGCTGGAGAGTTATAAGGATGCTGCTGATATTTATCAGATGAGTGTGGGCAACAAAGTTGTTATTGTTGGAACATCATTTATAG GAATGGAGGTAGCAGCATATCTGTCTGACAAAGCAACCAGTGTAGCTGTTGTCGGCAAATCTGAATTTCCTTACCAGTTGTCATTGGGAGCAGACATTGGGAAAATGACCATGAAG ATGCTGGGggagaaaaatgtgaaattcTACATGAACAATGGTGTGGCTGAGATACGAGGTGTTAATGGAAGG GTGAAGGAAGTTGTACTGCAAAATGGTGATGTCCTACCAGCAGATGTTGTAATTTTAGGAATTG GTGTGATTCCTAATTCTGATTTTCTGAAGGGGAGTGCGGTGGAAGTTGATTCCAAAAATGCAGTCGTTGTTGATAAG TATATGAGAACCAACATTCCAGATGTCTTTGCTGCTGGAGATGTGGTATCTTTTCCTCTTTCTATTCATGTGGATAAGAGGGTTCAGATTGGACACTGGCAGCTGGCACAAGCACATG GAAGAGTTGCTGCCTTAAACATGCTGAAGAAACAAACTGAAATTAACTCAGTTCCTTACTTCTGGACAGTGCTGCTGGGAAAAAGCATCCGATATACAG GTTACGGTGAAGGCTACACAGACATTGTTTTCAAAGGAAACGTTGAAGAGAGAAAGTTTCTTGCattttatataaa AGGTGATGAAGTTGTAGCTGCTGCCAGCCTGAACTTTGACCCTGCTGTGTCAAAGGTGGCTGAAATAATGGCATCAGGGAAGAAAATCTCCAAGTCACAAGCTGA ATCAGAGGATCTTGCATGGTTGCAGCTGCCCTAG
- the aifm4 gene encoding apoptosis inducing factor mitochondria associated 4 isoform X2 yields MRAMLLREAVALSSRWRVMSSSNLLRKLLSPLSAPLNHRRSCWTYRYTSVCECTGRTHRLQGILLRNNRGITNMGPTPCDEVTEVVCLESDLQDGQMKEVEVDNHKILLVRNEGKFSAVGSLCTHYGAPLSKGALVGNRVRCPWHGACFNTTTGDIEEYPGLDSLPIYKVKVEDGKVYVTASKQKATKRVKEMSRRVPGVCHTVLLIGGGPASLQCAETLRQNKYNGRIIMVTKDEKLPLDKTKLSKAMNIEIEKILLRPSDFLQKHGIEVWTEKEVVSVSTEAKTVTLSDGTTQHYDQLLVSTGARARAMQVPGAEMKNVKLLESYKDAADIYQMSVGNKVVIVGTSFIGMEVAAYLSDKATSVAVVGKSEFPYQLSLGADIGKMTMKMLGEKNVKFYMNNGVAEIRGVNGRVKEVVLQNGDVLPADVVILGIGVIPNSDFLKGSAVEVDSKNAVVVDKYMRTNIPDVFAAGDVVSFPLSIHVDKRVQIGHWQLAQAHVLLGKSIRYTGYGEGYTDIVFKGNVEERKFLAFYIKGDEVVAAASLNFDPAVSKVAEIMASGKKISKSQAESEDLAWLQLP; encoded by the exons ATGCGTGCAATGTTGCTGCGAGAGGCTGTAGCTCTGAGCAGTCGATGGCGTGTGATGAGCTCCAGCAACCTGCTGAGGAAACTACTTTCTCCTCTTTCAGCTCCTCTGAACCACAGGAGAAGCTGTTGGACGTACCGGTACACTTCGGTGTGTGAGTGCACTGGGAGAACCCATCGTCTTCAAGGAATCCTGCTCAGAAACAACagag GTATAACAAATATGGGACCAACACCATGTGATGAAGTCACAGAAGTGGTGTGTCTGGAGTCAGACCTGCAGGATGGACA AATGAAAGAGGTGGAGGTCGACAATCATAAAATTCTGCTGGTTCGCAATGAAGGCAAGTTCAGTGCGGTGGGCAGTCTGTGTACTCACTATGGAGCTCCACTTAGTAAAG GGGCGTTGGTGGGAAACCGAGTCCGATGTCCTTGGCACGGCGCTTGTTTTAACACTACGACTGGTGATATTGAGGAATATCCAGGCTTAGACTCTTTGCCAATATACAAG GTAAAGGTTGAAGATGGTAAAGTTTATGTTACGGCAAGTAAACAG AAGGCGACTAAGCGTGTTAAAGAAATGAGCCGCAGAGTGCCTGGAGTCTGCCACACCGTGCTCTTGATTGGAGGAG GTCCAGCTTCCTTGCAATGTGCAGAGACCCTTCGACAGAACAAATACAATGGGAGAATTATCATGGTCACCAAAGATGAGAAACTACCGCTTGACAAGACCAAACTTAGTAAG GCCATGAATATAGAGATTGAAAAAATACTCCTTCGTCCAAGTGACTTCCTCCAGAAGCATGGCATTGAAGTATGGACAGAAAAGGAA GTGGTATCTGTGAGCACAGAGGCAAAAACAGTGACACTTAGTGATGGGACCACCCAACACTATGATCAGCTCTTGGTCTCCACAGGGGCTAG AGCTAGAGCCATGCAGGTTCCTGGTGCTGAGATGAAGAATGTGAAACTGCTGGAGAGTTATAAGGATGCTGCTGATATTTATCAGATGAGTGTGGGCAACAAAGTTGTTATTGTTGGAACATCATTTATAG GAATGGAGGTAGCAGCATATCTGTCTGACAAAGCAACCAGTGTAGCTGTTGTCGGCAAATCTGAATTTCCTTACCAGTTGTCATTGGGAGCAGACATTGGGAAAATGACCATGAAG ATGCTGGGggagaaaaatgtgaaattcTACATGAACAATGGTGTGGCTGAGATACGAGGTGTTAATGGAAGG GTGAAGGAAGTTGTACTGCAAAATGGTGATGTCCTACCAGCAGATGTTGTAATTTTAGGAATTG GTGTGATTCCTAATTCTGATTTTCTGAAGGGGAGTGCGGTGGAAGTTGATTCCAAAAATGCAGTCGTTGTTGATAAG TATATGAGAACCAACATTCCAGATGTCTTTGCTGCTGGAGATGTGGTATCTTTTCCTCTTTCTATTCATGTGGATAAGAGGGTTCAGATTGGACACTGGCAGCTGGCACAAGCACATG TGCTGCTGGGAAAAAGCATCCGATATACAG GTTACGGTGAAGGCTACACAGACATTGTTTTCAAAGGAAACGTTGAAGAGAGAAAGTTTCTTGCattttatataaa AGGTGATGAAGTTGTAGCTGCTGCCAGCCTGAACTTTGACCCTGCTGTGTCAAAGGTGGCTGAAATAATGGCATCAGGGAAGAAAATCTCCAAGTCACAAGCTGA ATCAGAGGATCTTGCATGGTTGCAGCTGCCCTAG
- the aifm4 gene encoding apoptosis inducing factor mitochondria associated 4 isoform X1, with product MRAMLLREAVALSSRWRVMSSSNLLRKLLSPLSAPLNHRRSCWTYRYTSVCECTGRTHRLQGILLRNNRGITNMGPTPCDEVTEVVCLESDLQDGQMKEVEVDNHKILLVRNEGKFSAVGSLCTHYGAPLSKGALVGNRVRCPWHGACFNTTTGDIEEYPGLDSLPIYKVKVEDGKVYVTASKQKATKRVKEMSRRVPGVCHTVLLIGGGPASLQCAETLRQNKYNGRIIMVTKDEKLPLDKTKLSKAMNIEIEKILLRPSDFLQKHGIEVWTEKEVVSVSTEAKTVTLSDGTTQHYDQLLVSTGARARAMQVPGAEMKNVKLLESYKDAADIYQMSVGNKVVIVGTSFIGMEVAAYLSDKATSVAVVGKSEFPYQLSLGADIGKMTMKMLGEKNVKFYMNNGVAEIRGVNGRVKEVVLQNGDVLPADVVILGIGVIPNSDFLKGSAVEVDSKNAVVVDKYMRTNIPDVFAAGDVVSFPLSIHVDKRVQIGHWQLAQAHGRVAALNMLKKQTEINSVPYFWTVLLGKSIRYTGYGEGYTDIVFKGNVEERKFLAFYIKGDEVVAAASLNFDPAVSKVAEIMASGKKISKSQAESEDLAWLQLP from the exons ATGCGTGCAATGTTGCTGCGAGAGGCTGTAGCTCTGAGCAGTCGATGGCGTGTGATGAGCTCCAGCAACCTGCTGAGGAAACTACTTTCTCCTCTTTCAGCTCCTCTGAACCACAGGAGAAGCTGTTGGACGTACCGGTACACTTCGGTGTGTGAGTGCACTGGGAGAACCCATCGTCTTCAAGGAATCCTGCTCAGAAACAACagag GTATAACAAATATGGGACCAACACCATGTGATGAAGTCACAGAAGTGGTGTGTCTGGAGTCAGACCTGCAGGATGGACA AATGAAAGAGGTGGAGGTCGACAATCATAAAATTCTGCTGGTTCGCAATGAAGGCAAGTTCAGTGCGGTGGGCAGTCTGTGTACTCACTATGGAGCTCCACTTAGTAAAG GGGCGTTGGTGGGAAACCGAGTCCGATGTCCTTGGCACGGCGCTTGTTTTAACACTACGACTGGTGATATTGAGGAATATCCAGGCTTAGACTCTTTGCCAATATACAAG GTAAAGGTTGAAGATGGTAAAGTTTATGTTACGGCAAGTAAACAG AAGGCGACTAAGCGTGTTAAAGAAATGAGCCGCAGAGTGCCTGGAGTCTGCCACACCGTGCTCTTGATTGGAGGAG GTCCAGCTTCCTTGCAATGTGCAGAGACCCTTCGACAGAACAAATACAATGGGAGAATTATCATGGTCACCAAAGATGAGAAACTACCGCTTGACAAGACCAAACTTAGTAAG GCCATGAATATAGAGATTGAAAAAATACTCCTTCGTCCAAGTGACTTCCTCCAGAAGCATGGCATTGAAGTATGGACAGAAAAGGAA GTGGTATCTGTGAGCACAGAGGCAAAAACAGTGACACTTAGTGATGGGACCACCCAACACTATGATCAGCTCTTGGTCTCCACAGGGGCTAG AGCTAGAGCCATGCAGGTTCCTGGTGCTGAGATGAAGAATGTGAAACTGCTGGAGAGTTATAAGGATGCTGCTGATATTTATCAGATGAGTGTGGGCAACAAAGTTGTTATTGTTGGAACATCATTTATAG GAATGGAGGTAGCAGCATATCTGTCTGACAAAGCAACCAGTGTAGCTGTTGTCGGCAAATCTGAATTTCCTTACCAGTTGTCATTGGGAGCAGACATTGGGAAAATGACCATGAAG ATGCTGGGggagaaaaatgtgaaattcTACATGAACAATGGTGTGGCTGAGATACGAGGTGTTAATGGAAGG GTGAAGGAAGTTGTACTGCAAAATGGTGATGTCCTACCAGCAGATGTTGTAATTTTAGGAATTG GTGTGATTCCTAATTCTGATTTTCTGAAGGGGAGTGCGGTGGAAGTTGATTCCAAAAATGCAGTCGTTGTTGATAAG TATATGAGAACCAACATTCCAGATGTCTTTGCTGCTGGAGATGTGGTATCTTTTCCTCTTTCTATTCATGTGGATAAGAGGGTTCAGATTGGACACTGGCAGCTGGCACAAGCACATG GAAGAGTTGCTGCCTTAAACATGCTGAAGAAACAAACTGAAATTAACTCAGTTCCTTACTTCTGGACAGTGCTGCTGGGAAAAAGCATCCGATATACAG GTTACGGTGAAGGCTACACAGACATTGTTTTCAAAGGAAACGTTGAAGAGAGAAAGTTTCTTGCattttatataaa AGGTGATGAAGTTGTAGCTGCTGCCAGCCTGAACTTTGACCCTGCTGTGTCAAAGGTGGCTGAAATAATGGCATCAGGGAAGAAAATCTCCAAGTCACAAGCTGA ATCAGAGGATCTTGCATGGTTGCAGCTGCCCTAG
- the aifm4 gene encoding apoptosis inducing factor mitochondria associated 4 isoform X4 encodes MRAMLLREAVALSSRWRVMSSSNLLRKLLSPLSAPLNHRRSCWTYRYTSVCECTGRTHRLQGILLRNNRGITNMGPTPCDEVTEVVCLESDLQDGQMKEVEVDNHKILLVRNEGKFSAVGSLCTHYGAPLSKGALVGNRVRCPWHGACFNTTTGDIEEYPGLDSLPIYKVKVEDGKVYVTASKQKATKRVKEMSRRVPGVCHTVLLIGGGPASLQCAETLRQNKYNGRIIMVTKDEKLPLDKTKLSKAMNIEIEKILLRPSDFLQKHGIEVWTEKEVVSVSTEAKTVTLSDGTTQHYDQLLVSTGARARAMQVPGAEMKNVKLLESYKDAADIYQMSVGNKVVIVGTSFIGMEVAAYLSDKATSVAVVGKSEFPYQLSLGADIGKMTMKMLGEKNVKFYMNNGVAEIRGVNGRVKEVVLQNGDVLPADVVILGIGVIPNSDFLKGSAVEVDSKNAVVVDKYMRTNIPDVFAAGDVVSFPLSIHVDKRVQIGHWQLAQAHEVMKL; translated from the exons ATGCGTGCAATGTTGCTGCGAGAGGCTGTAGCTCTGAGCAGTCGATGGCGTGTGATGAGCTCCAGCAACCTGCTGAGGAAACTACTTTCTCCTCTTTCAGCTCCTCTGAACCACAGGAGAAGCTGTTGGACGTACCGGTACACTTCGGTGTGTGAGTGCACTGGGAGAACCCATCGTCTTCAAGGAATCCTGCTCAGAAACAACagag GTATAACAAATATGGGACCAACACCATGTGATGAAGTCACAGAAGTGGTGTGTCTGGAGTCAGACCTGCAGGATGGACA AATGAAAGAGGTGGAGGTCGACAATCATAAAATTCTGCTGGTTCGCAATGAAGGCAAGTTCAGTGCGGTGGGCAGTCTGTGTACTCACTATGGAGCTCCACTTAGTAAAG GGGCGTTGGTGGGAAACCGAGTCCGATGTCCTTGGCACGGCGCTTGTTTTAACACTACGACTGGTGATATTGAGGAATATCCAGGCTTAGACTCTTTGCCAATATACAAG GTAAAGGTTGAAGATGGTAAAGTTTATGTTACGGCAAGTAAACAG AAGGCGACTAAGCGTGTTAAAGAAATGAGCCGCAGAGTGCCTGGAGTCTGCCACACCGTGCTCTTGATTGGAGGAG GTCCAGCTTCCTTGCAATGTGCAGAGACCCTTCGACAGAACAAATACAATGGGAGAATTATCATGGTCACCAAAGATGAGAAACTACCGCTTGACAAGACCAAACTTAGTAAG GCCATGAATATAGAGATTGAAAAAATACTCCTTCGTCCAAGTGACTTCCTCCAGAAGCATGGCATTGAAGTATGGACAGAAAAGGAA GTGGTATCTGTGAGCACAGAGGCAAAAACAGTGACACTTAGTGATGGGACCACCCAACACTATGATCAGCTCTTGGTCTCCACAGGGGCTAG AGCTAGAGCCATGCAGGTTCCTGGTGCTGAGATGAAGAATGTGAAACTGCTGGAGAGTTATAAGGATGCTGCTGATATTTATCAGATGAGTGTGGGCAACAAAGTTGTTATTGTTGGAACATCATTTATAG GAATGGAGGTAGCAGCATATCTGTCTGACAAAGCAACCAGTGTAGCTGTTGTCGGCAAATCTGAATTTCCTTACCAGTTGTCATTGGGAGCAGACATTGGGAAAATGACCATGAAG ATGCTGGGggagaaaaatgtgaaattcTACATGAACAATGGTGTGGCTGAGATACGAGGTGTTAATGGAAGG GTGAAGGAAGTTGTACTGCAAAATGGTGATGTCCTACCAGCAGATGTTGTAATTTTAGGAATTG GTGTGATTCCTAATTCTGATTTTCTGAAGGGGAGTGCGGTGGAAGTTGATTCCAAAAATGCAGTCGTTGTTGATAAG TATATGAGAACCAACATTCCAGATGTCTTTGCTGCTGGAGATGTGGTATCTTTTCCTCTTTCTATTCATGTGGATAAGAGGGTTCAGATTGGACACTGGCAGCTGGCACAAGCACATG AGGTGATGAAGTTGTAG